A genomic stretch from Larus michahellis chromosome 7, bLarMic1.1, whole genome shotgun sequence includes:
- the RPRM gene encoding protein reprimo, giving the protein MNGSAAAAGGGGTAAAGLLAGTGSAALELERALRCCTAASVVTDGGGGAAAAAAEERSLYIMRVVQIAVMCVLALTVVFGIFFLGCNLLIKSEGMINFLVKDRRPSKEVEAVVVGPY; this is encoded by the coding sequence ATGAacggctcggcggcggcggcgggcggcggcgggacggcggcggcggggctgctggCGGGCACCGGGAGCGCGGCGCTGGAGCTGGAGCGGGCGCTGCGCTGCTGCACCGCCGCCTCCGTGGTGaccgacggcggcggcggggcggcggcggcggcggcggaggagcggAGCCTGTACATCATGCGGGTGGTGCAGATCGCCGTCATGTGCGTCCTGGCCCTCACCGTCGTCTTCGGCATCTTCTTCCTCGGCTGCAACCTCCTCATCAAGTCCGAGGGGATGATCAACTTTCTGGTGAAGGACCGGCGGCCGTCCAAGGAGGTGGAGGCGGTGGTGGTGGGGCCCTACTga